One part of the Bacteroidia bacterium genome encodes these proteins:
- a CDS encoding OmpA family protein, whose translation MRIELSHDLIGKQVYARLSADEKAIRKAARMLKDSYELHTSLSEGGKSRLLNREELIFLSSYIKDIQPGPKMVAYLEESEEAVQEAEEAEKKRLKDEIALRNKQRRTARNFNILLGVTILGLVLFGSYVLYPEIDKIRQARDVAEAKKDSIQQVEVEIGKALKNEITKKDSLVEEALEVALGPDKVISASARNIPKLQSLKGRLEARLESLNSEGIRYRWGWTDKKELQLISHIFSKANPNLNPEQTAYFKNIMEVVKKDSINNYEIDLEVHTNSAGDYSVNGGVSLERAAQVARVLLESLKEDKNTELNIYSKGESEPFNGNPNDDRRTVLNFSIRE comes from the coding sequence ATGAGGATAGAACTATCACATGACCTGATCGGCAAACAAGTATATGCCCGTCTTTCGGCTGATGAAAAAGCCATTCGGAAGGCTGCTCGTATGCTCAAGGATAGCTATGAACTCCATACGAGTCTGTCGGAAGGAGGAAAAAGCCGTCTTTTGAATCGGGAAGAACTTATTTTTCTTTCCTCCTACATCAAAGACATTCAGCCGGGGCCGAAAATGGTCGCTTATCTGGAGGAAAGTGAGGAAGCCGTACAGGAAGCTGAAGAAGCAGAAAAGAAACGATTGAAAGATGAGATTGCCTTGCGGAATAAGCAGAGGCGAACAGCTCGGAATTTTAATATCCTTTTGGGAGTGACAATCCTGGGTTTAGTATTATTTGGCTCTTATGTGCTTTATCCTGAAATAGATAAAATTCGGCAAGCCAGAGACGTAGCTGAGGCGAAAAAAGATAGTATACAGCAAGTTGAGGTAGAAATCGGTAAAGCCTTAAAAAATGAAATAACGAAAAAGGATTCACTTGTTGAGGAAGCCTTGGAAGTTGCCTTGGGTCCGGATAAAGTGATCTCTGCATCAGCCAGAAATATCCCAAAATTACAAAGCCTGAAAGGGCGCTTAGAGGCAAGGCTGGAAAGCTTGAATTCTGAGGGAATTCGTTACCGTTGGGGATGGACAGACAAAAAGGAGCTACAGTTGATTTCCCATATTTTTAGCAAGGCAAACCCGAACCTTAATCCAGAACAGACAGCGTATTTCAAAAACATCATGGAAGTCGTAAAAAAAGACTCTATCAACAATTATGAAATTGACCTGGAAGTGCATACCAATAGTGCCGGGGATTATAGTGTAAATGGGGGAGTGAGTCTGGAAAGAGCAGCTCAGGTCGCAAGGGTATTATTAGAAAGCCTAAAAGAAGATAAGAACACAGAATTGAATATATATAGCAAAGGAGAGTCAGAGCCTTTTAATGGAAATCCGAATGACGATCGAAGAACCGTACTCAACTTTTCTATTAGAGAATGA
- a CDS encoding helix-turn-helix domain-containing protein — MICQFIDPQGPPSPYIDQCFKLEFEAGEGSTKSLIVPDCTPGIVYVKAGSIKRGQDAFAEGDLFIFGQKSRSVEYQFEEHTRAYGCKLSPIALYHLFGIQAAEVTDDFIQLSDLIKEVDILKHSLIKGKVKLSLKIPAQETKTLEALLKAIHLSRGLISIKELSETYNIGYKKMERLFKKCVGIPPKLYARIIRFNYSLKIGIDEYNLTELAYESGFFDQNHFIKEVKRFTQKAPSEVFHSQASPYQQSHIQYLKSRNY, encoded by the coding sequence ATGATATGTCAATTCATTGATCCCCAAGGTCCCCCATCCCCTTATATAGATCAATGCTTTAAGTTGGAATTTGAAGCAGGAGAAGGCAGTACAAAAAGTTTGATTGTACCTGACTGTACTCCCGGCATTGTTTATGTTAAAGCCGGAAGTATCAAAAGAGGGCAGGATGCATTTGCTGAAGGAGACCTATTCATTTTTGGACAGAAAAGTCGATCAGTAGAATATCAATTTGAAGAGCATACGCGCGCCTATGGCTGCAAACTTTCCCCTATTGCACTCTACCACTTATTTGGCATTCAGGCAGCGGAAGTGACTGATGATTTTATCCAACTATCCGATTTGATAAAGGAAGTGGATATTCTCAAACACTCCCTGATCAAGGGAAAAGTAAAACTCTCGCTAAAAATTCCTGCTCAGGAGACGAAGACCCTTGAAGCTTTACTCAAAGCCATCCATCTTTCTCGCGGACTGATTTCTATTAAGGAGCTGAGTGAAACCTATAATATCGGTTACAAAAAAATGGAAAGGCTTTTCAAAAAATGTGTAGGAATTCCGCCCAAGCTATATGCGCGGATCATTCGATTTAATTACAGCCTGAAAATTGGGATTGATGAGTACAACCTTACGGAATTGGCTTATGAAAGTGGGTTCTTTGACCAAAACCATTTTATCAAGGAAGTCAAACGCTTTACGCAAAAAGCTCCTTCGGAGGTGTTCCATTCACAAGCCAGCCCATATCAACAATCCCATATTCAGTACCTGAAAAGTAGAAATTATTGA
- a CDS encoding nuclear transport factor 2 family protein, whose translation MNPASIIQQQVEAYNQRDIDAFVACHHPQVELYTFSEARPFATGREKVREIYGDVFEHSPNLHTEVMQRIVIGNRVIDYETVRGRKGIEEILFVAIYEVEEDMIRKAHFIRG comes from the coding sequence ATGAATCCAGCCTCCATTATCCAGCAACAAGTAGAAGCCTATAACCAGCGAGATATCGACGCCTTTGTCGCTTGCCATCATCCGCAGGTAGAACTATACACTTTCTCCGAAGCCAGGCCATTTGCGACAGGCAGAGAAAAAGTACGAGAGATTTACGGCGATGTCTTTGAGCATTCTCCCAATCTGCATACAGAAGTCATGCAAAGAATAGTCATCGGAAATCGGGTGATTGACTACGAAACAGTTCGGGGAAGAAAAGGAATCGAGGAAATCTTATTTGTGGCGATCTATGAAGTGGAAGAGGATATGATTCGGAAGGCACATTTTATAAGGGGGTAG
- a CDS encoding ATP-binding protein, whose amino-acid sequence MDSPFKFLDAYEKDDKDRFFGRTREIARLYNALHASNIVMLYGASGTGKTSLINCGLANKFYDTDWLPIFIRRGDGIMGSIYRELEKVASKDSLKGIDELSEQIQTLYKEHYRPIYLIFDQFEELHVLGTQKEQKTFNKAIAKLLKAGLPCKILISIREEYIAYLSEMEKMVPSLFDNRIRIERMNDVNLYRVVSGTAKEAKIKIATPRKTVPTIIKNIRIPGFGVELAHLQIYMDKLYKKDVRRRKRKKEDRQIRFDSYLVGKGKQLEGVISDFIDEQMKVLQEELMEKGIEDTQLPWNILFELVTDDGTKLNVEVDALKGRLFQKRDIDPEITEYCVNRLNELKVIRMLPT is encoded by the coding sequence ATGGATTCTCCTTTTAAATTTTTGGACGCATACGAAAAAGACGATAAAGATCGATTTTTCGGAAGGACCCGGGAAATCGCCCGCCTTTACAATGCCCTGCATGCTTCCAATATCGTCATGCTCTATGGTGCATCCGGAACAGGAAAAACCAGCCTTATCAATTGCGGTTTGGCCAATAAATTTTACGATACAGATTGGCTACCCATTTTCATTCGTCGGGGAGATGGGATAATGGGATCTATTTATAGAGAATTGGAGAAAGTAGCGAGTAAAGATTCCCTAAAGGGAATTGATGAACTTTCTGAACAGATTCAGACCCTTTACAAAGAACATTATCGCCCCATTTATCTCATCTTCGATCAGTTTGAAGAATTGCATGTATTGGGGACCCAAAAAGAACAAAAGACTTTCAATAAAGCTATAGCCAAACTCCTTAAGGCGGGACTTCCCTGTAAAATTCTAATCAGCATACGCGAGGAATATATCGCGTATCTGTCCGAAATGGAGAAAATGGTTCCTTCGCTTTTTGATAATCGAATCCGAATCGAGCGGATGAATGATGTGAATCTGTATAGAGTAGTGAGTGGAACGGCCAAGGAAGCAAAAATCAAAATTGCTACTCCTCGTAAAACCGTACCTACCATTATCAAGAACATTCGCATACCGGGATTTGGAGTTGAATTGGCCCACCTGCAAATCTATATGGATAAGCTGTATAAGAAGGATGTGCGGAGGAGGAAGCGGAAAAAAGAAGATCGTCAGATCCGATTTGATTCCTATCTGGTGGGAAAAGGAAAGCAATTGGAGGGCGTAATTTCTGACTTTATTGATGAGCAGATGAAAGTTCTGCAGGAAGAATTGATGGAAAAAGGCATAGAGGATACACAGCTGCCCTGGAACATACTTTTTGAACTGGTTACGGATGATGGGACGAAACTCAATGTCGAGGTAGATGCCTTGAAAGGAAGGCTATTCCAAAAAAGAGACATAGATCCTGAAATCACCGAGTATTGTGTCAATCGACTCAATGAATTGAAAGTCATTCGGATGTTACCCACTTAA
- a CDS encoding hemopexin repeat-containing protein, producing the protein MPSRTTQKKNSLKDFDTFFDKDKRISLEESDLSKVQDVARYTWSQIEQLKEDPKKFEEQPNNLSETGIVNAAFTKGGTTFLFSGDEIYAYSGDYEFVDAGHPVKLINSSPDFPKNARIDAAFHGPDGRTYFFDNQTKTFSRSDDLSIRQRISQRWGGTIATSFGTSQSDFITAGLTIGQRTYLFTQNEMFRYTGSIYQFIDVDYPIRNTLHNFLNDIGIVDSAIIRTISSINEPIMAAITQRDKIILKTLNEDLFQIDTNNGRASNPHRIGQRQSRALIEGMFAGFSHNEETFIFKDDKLLVQSENNIHSLQNIVNGSFIGLDGNLYLFLREEFFSIPVDQVNTHELLRQLSNPLLRPQQERWAKISGNQITTIDEVDAAIVRNGSLFLFSGEEYLRYTHIDQEFFDHGYPKRIQGNPDGFPDVERIDAAFTGFDGKEYYFDNQRQEFRTSDDLSISFPTQEKWGKSKVHQKRPDGGFIGAAFIFENFSYLLNPDSIIKYENGDDGFIDLLLHHELLAKLSNRLDEHQVQISDKMDEQNTRNTQVMREYADIMENKTEENRNLFLQSLEELVNRIEAHISPQHREILEAIEESRLGSFERLEILAEHLLAHTIKGLDPQLLKLAEQKISGRGDGRISEADAKEIVKLADQLGDSLSEEERTQTLAFIISKHKCSKSARTILVNAFT; encoded by the coding sequence ATGCCTTCTCGCACCACACAAAAGAAAAACTCACTTAAAGATTTTGATACCTTCTTCGACAAAGACAAAAGAATATCCCTCGAAGAGTCGGACTTAAGTAAAGTCCAAGATGTTGCCAGATATACCTGGTCTCAAATTGAGCAATTAAAGGAGGATCCTAAAAAATTTGAAGAGCAGCCTAATAATCTATCTGAAACTGGAATTGTAAATGCTGCATTTACAAAAGGTGGAACTACTTTTTTATTTTCAGGAGATGAGATATATGCTTACTCGGGAGATTATGAGTTTGTAGATGCTGGGCATCCCGTCAAGTTAATTAATAGCTCCCCTGATTTCCCCAAAAACGCTAGAATAGATGCTGCTTTTCACGGTCCGGATGGACGGACTTATTTTTTTGACAATCAAACCAAAACATTTTCTCGATCAGACGATCTGAGTATTAGGCAACGAATTTCTCAGCGTTGGGGAGGAACAATAGCAACCTCATTTGGTACTTCTCAAAGTGATTTTATAACTGCTGGATTGACGATCGGCCAACGTACCTATTTGTTTACTCAAAATGAGATGTTTAGGTATACAGGATCCATTTATCAGTTTATTGATGTTGATTATCCCATAAGGAATACATTACATAATTTTTTGAATGATATCGGGATTGTTGACTCAGCAATCATTCGTACCATAAGCAGCATAAATGAGCCTATTATGGCAGCCATTACGCAAAGAGATAAAATAATTCTTAAAACCTTAAATGAAGATCTTTTTCAGATAGATACAAATAATGGAAGAGCTTCAAACCCTCATAGAATAGGTCAAAGGCAGAGTAGAGCATTAATAGAAGGTATGTTTGCTGGCTTCTCGCATAATGAGGAGACCTTCATTTTTAAAGATGATAAGTTATTAGTTCAATCAGAAAATAATATCCATTCTTTGCAAAACATTGTCAATGGTTCCTTTATTGGATTGGATGGCAATTTGTATCTCTTTTTAAGAGAAGAATTCTTTTCTATACCGGTAGATCAGGTAAATACCCATGAACTTCTTAGGCAGTTATCCAATCCTCTCTTGAGACCCCAGCAAGAAAGATGGGCTAAAATATCAGGCAATCAGATTACGACTATTGATGAAGTTGATGCTGCCATCGTTCGGAATGGCAGCCTATTTTTGTTCAGTGGAGAAGAATATTTACGCTATACACATATTGATCAGGAATTTTTTGATCATGGATACCCTAAAAGAATTCAAGGCAATCCCGATGGTTTTCCAGATGTAGAAAGAATTGACGCTGCCTTTACGGGTTTTGATGGGAAGGAGTACTATTTCGATAACCAGCGCCAGGAATTTAGAACATCCGATGACCTAAGTATATCCTTCCCAACTCAGGAAAAATGGGGCAAATCAAAGGTTCATCAGAAAAGGCCGGACGGAGGATTTATTGGAGCTGCCTTTATTTTTGAAAACTTTTCCTACCTGCTTAATCCTGACTCCATCATTAAATATGAAAACGGTGATGACGGATTTATTGACCTCTTATTGCATCATGAGCTTTTGGCAAAACTTTCCAATAGATTGGATGAACACCAAGTGCAGATATCAGATAAAATGGATGAGCAGAATACCCGAAACACTCAGGTAATGAGAGAGTATGCTGACATAATGGAAAACAAGACTGAAGAAAACCGGAACCTCTTCCTTCAGTCATTAGAGGAGCTTGTCAACAGGATAGAGGCTCATATTTCACCCCAGCATCGAGAAATTCTAGAAGCAATAGAAGAATCCAGATTAGGCAGCTTCGAGCGCCTGGAAATTCTTGCTGAGCATCTGCTTGCCCATACAATAAAAGGCCTTGATCCCCAACTCCTGAAGTTGGCAGAGCAAAAAATTTCTGGAAGAGGTGATGGCAGAATATCGGAAGCAGATGCAAAGGAAATCGTGAAACTTGCCGATCAATTGGGGGATTCCTTATCTGAGGAAGAGCGGACCCAAACCCTTGCTTTCATAATCAGCAAACATAAATGTAGCAAATCGGCAAGAACCATTCTTGTGAATGCTTTTACTTAG
- a CDS encoding CHAT domain-containing protein, producing MPKAPIIFLAFANDNSSHLNLLKKESRDTYRALREADRKGFIKVIREESTEIKDLYETLLAYQDRVSIFHYAGHADGEGLFLEEEKGEISGIAKLLGEQKSLQLVFLNGCSTKEQVRHLFEAGVKAVIATSTPVQDRKACEFSIAFYEALANKRSIAQAYKMATGFLSAQYGPSAQSEIVSLRSLNFGDEADEKEEIPWALYVKDDRALSYQIPQAQQMGLPKEILQYIGSSFSSNKYIISALDEMVRFNPDISTQMFEQKGKEIIKRDSKDYPELIIKNFPWPIGSQIRLLRIQSNPNQERLQTLISTYIITSQTLYFILLSDIWEQYRSDEIQLEGKISLDLKKKDYLSVDFLGQFREAMKVLPAEAVLYVQELKEFYQTLSDESSKLSQAHNFLQKQQKALLNGKVGEDVEKICIRTEQALAILLKHIGFMARFRMMTVRNISIEKPRFSQRKYQLEMGPLNASEAVHLRLYQDSARKRKSSFGNTHSVILVADEDLMHNGLNLSPFVIDKNTFVQVKKSQTTEMDTEDVAHIFMLGWQDKEKLVYLTVNHSTFVAHKNEKGTDQIHTDMKQSDFSEGLNLGDDDLWEDDFGFDEEEEEANSPKVFEALRTQFDMFLADLQ from the coding sequence ATGCCTAAAGCCCCCATTATATTTTTGGCTTTTGCCAATGATAATAGTTCTCACCTTAACCTATTAAAAAAAGAAAGCCGCGATACCTATCGTGCGCTGCGGGAAGCGGATAGAAAGGGATTTATCAAAGTCATTCGGGAAGAAAGCACAGAAATCAAAGATCTCTATGAGACTTTATTGGCTTATCAGGATCGGGTAAGCATATTTCATTATGCCGGTCATGCGGATGGAGAAGGACTATTTCTGGAAGAGGAAAAAGGGGAAATTTCAGGCATAGCCAAATTGCTGGGGGAGCAAAAGTCTTTGCAATTGGTCTTTCTCAATGGATGTTCGACCAAAGAACAAGTCAGGCATCTTTTTGAGGCAGGGGTGAAAGCCGTTATAGCTACTTCAACTCCGGTTCAGGACAGAAAGGCCTGTGAATTTAGCATCGCCTTTTATGAAGCCCTGGCAAATAAAAGAAGCATAGCACAGGCTTATAAGATGGCCACGGGATTCCTGTCAGCCCAATATGGACCTTCTGCTCAGTCAGAAATTGTCTCTTTGAGGAGTTTGAATTTTGGAGATGAGGCGGATGAAAAAGAAGAAATTCCCTGGGCTTTGTATGTAAAGGATGATCGGGCTCTCAGCTATCAAATCCCCCAGGCTCAGCAAATGGGCTTACCCAAAGAGATTCTTCAATACATCGGAAGCAGTTTCAGCAGCAATAAATATATCATATCTGCTCTGGACGAAATGGTCAGGTTCAATCCGGACATTTCCACCCAGATGTTTGAGCAAAAAGGGAAGGAGATCATCAAAAGAGATTCCAAGGACTATCCCGAATTGATCATCAAAAATTTTCCCTGGCCAATTGGATCTCAGATTCGCCTTTTGCGAATACAGTCAAATCCCAATCAGGAACGGCTGCAAACCCTGATCAGTACCTATATCATTACCAGTCAGACCCTCTACTTCATTTTGCTTTCTGATATCTGGGAGCAATATCGTTCGGATGAAATCCAGCTGGAAGGGAAAATCTCTCTGGATCTAAAAAAGAAGGATTATTTATCCGTCGATTTTCTGGGACAATTCAGGGAGGCGATGAAAGTCCTGCCCGCAGAGGCTGTCCTTTATGTGCAGGAATTGAAAGAATTCTACCAGACCCTTTCCGACGAAAGCAGCAAGTTGTCCCAGGCCCATAACTTTTTGCAAAAGCAGCAAAAGGCCCTCTTGAATGGAAAAGTAGGGGAGGATGTGGAAAAGATCTGTATCCGAACAGAACAGGCATTGGCCATTTTGCTAAAACATATTGGCTTTATGGCCAGATTCCGGATGATGACCGTCCGCAATATCAGCATTGAGAAGCCCCGTTTTTCCCAGCGGAAATACCAATTGGAAATGGGTCCACTCAATGCATCGGAAGCGGTCCACCTGAGATTGTATCAGGATAGCGCGAGAAAAAGAAAAAGCAGTTTTGGAAATACCCACTCTGTGATTCTGGTGGCGGATGAAGATTTGATGCATAATGGTCTCAACCTTTCCCCTTTTGTCATCGATAAAAACACCTTCGTTCAGGTCAAAAAGAGTCAGACCACGGAAATGGATACAGAAGATGTAGCCCATATTTTCATGCTGGGTTGGCAGGATAAAGAAAAGCTGGTTTATCTCACGGTCAATCACAGCACATTTGTGGCTCATAAAAATGAAAAAGGTACCGATCAGATTCATACGGATATGAAACAAAGCGATTTCAGCGAGGGCCTGAATTTGGGTGATGATGATTTATGGGAGGATGACTTTGGCTTTGATGAAGAAGAGGAAGAAGCAAACTCACCCAAAGTATTTGAAGCCTTAAGAACTCAGTTTGATATGTTCCTCGCAGATTTACAATAA
- a CDS encoding CHAT domain-containing protein, whose amino-acid sequence MKNKEYLNFDLKIGEKSNDLYPVSVINSPVGEKSTLVSFPLEDPKFQKRLGGIDKIRGLHGASNTRKTSNNPKIDSTRAIRLPLLDGDENKTVEKIGIILFQKLFDAESEIRSLYRRSLEKAKGEKKGLRIRIRIEAADLACLPWEYLYDQDLGTHICLSNKTPLIRYLELTQSSEVLTIEPPLKILGMIASPNDLPPLNVEKEKADMLKAVDHLRGKAVIDICWVEGQTLDDLESALDKGPWHMLHFIGHGGFNPDTKEGGIALVQEDGSSHFLTASNLALLLEDYESLRIVILNSCEGARSSKTDLFSSAGANLIRKGIPAVISMQYEITDKAALEFSREFYKWIGQGIPLEEALRLARRRIKFANDKTTEWGTPVLHMRAPSGNLFNIEDSIRLASYQTNSQEIKPIKPLLSQSTLSLETLKKSLNDLKKKVKHSWIEGFLKPSLQHSGLIDLVKLHEPTEVESPFGRIPIEVNESLGGMFHKIGRSMLVLGDPGSGKTILLLSMVEELLDTYEKQPDFDLPVVFKLSSWAFYDKSFTDWLIDELSMKYKIPVPVAKPILKNSNLLLMLDGLDEIEDPERRNECVKAINDYIKKQPNTGVAVCCRYKEYVELGEKLILNGAIRVKGFSEEKIMNHLVQAGPAFDELREFLARDSSFLELAEFPFNLNLMMRTFPDVSIEDMITSEFKSVKESNKQLMAAFVANRHASQNKKLSKA is encoded by the coding sequence ATGAAAAATAAAGAATACCTTAATTTTGATCTTAAGATCGGAGAAAAGAGCAATGATCTCTATCCTGTATCGGTTATAAATTCACCAGTCGGAGAAAAAAGCACATTGGTCTCTTTTCCATTGGAAGATCCCAAGTTCCAAAAACGTTTGGGTGGAATTGATAAAATCCGTGGGTTACACGGAGCTAGTAACACGCGAAAAACTTCTAATAATCCAAAAATAGATAGTACGCGAGCTATACGTTTACCGTTACTTGACGGTGATGAAAATAAAACAGTTGAGAAAATAGGGATAATATTATTCCAAAAACTTTTTGATGCAGAGTCTGAAATCAGGAGCCTTTACCGAAGGAGTCTTGAAAAAGCAAAGGGAGAAAAGAAAGGGCTAAGGATTAGAATACGAATTGAGGCAGCAGATTTAGCATGCCTACCTTGGGAATATCTGTATGATCAGGATCTTGGAACACATATTTGTTTGTCAAATAAAACCCCACTGATCCGTTATCTGGAATTAACCCAGTCATCGGAAGTTTTGACTATCGAACCGCCCTTGAAAATTCTAGGTATGATAGCAAGTCCTAATGACCTACCTCCTCTGAATGTTGAAAAGGAAAAAGCTGATATGCTCAAAGCAGTTGATCATTTAAGAGGTAAAGCTGTCATAGATATTTGTTGGGTTGAAGGACAAACCTTGGATGATTTAGAATCTGCTTTAGATAAAGGTCCCTGGCATATGTTGCATTTCATCGGTCATGGTGGGTTTAATCCGGATACCAAAGAAGGAGGGATTGCTCTTGTTCAAGAGGATGGAAGTTCTCATTTTCTAACAGCTAGTAATCTTGCGCTACTTCTGGAAGATTACGAATCTCTAAGAATAGTTATCTTAAATTCATGTGAAGGGGCTCGTAGTAGCAAAACAGACTTATTTTCGAGTGCTGGGGCAAATTTAATCCGCAAAGGAATTCCAGCTGTGATTTCGATGCAGTATGAAATTACAGACAAGGCAGCATTAGAATTCTCGCGTGAATTTTACAAATGGATTGGTCAAGGGATTCCTTTGGAGGAGGCACTACGATTGGCCCGGAGACGAATCAAGTTTGCCAATGATAAAACTACAGAATGGGGAACTCCGGTTTTGCATATGCGTGCCCCAAGTGGCAACTTATTCAATATTGAAGATTCAATACGATTGGCATCCTACCAAACTAATTCCCAGGAAATAAAACCCATTAAGCCTCTGCTAAGTCAAAGCACTCTTTCCCTGGAAACCTTAAAAAAGAGCTTAAATGATTTGAAGAAGAAGGTAAAACATTCCTGGATTGAGGGATTTTTAAAACCTTCTTTACAACATTCTGGCTTAATAGACCTTGTTAAACTCCATGAACCTACTGAGGTTGAAAGTCCCTTCGGTAGAATACCTATTGAAGTCAATGAAAGCCTCGGAGGGATGTTTCATAAAATAGGCCGATCTATGCTTGTTTTAGGAGATCCTGGATCCGGAAAAACGATTTTATTGTTGAGTATGGTTGAGGAACTGCTCGACACCTATGAAAAACAGCCTGACTTTGATTTACCTGTTGTCTTTAAACTTTCTTCCTGGGCTTTTTACGATAAATCCTTTACTGATTGGCTGATTGATGAGTTGAGCATGAAATATAAAATTCCGGTTCCAGTAGCAAAACCTATACTTAAGAACTCGAATTTATTACTTATGCTGGATGGCCTGGATGAAATTGAAGACCCTGAAAGAAGGAATGAATGTGTAAAAGCGATAAATGATTATATAAAAAAGCAGCCTAATACAGGTGTTGCGGTTTGTTGTAGATATAAGGAGTATGTTGAGCTTGGCGAAAAGTTGATCCTCAATGGGGCAATTAGGGTGAAAGGATTTTCAGAAGAAAAAATTATGAACCACCTTGTACAAGCAGGTCCAGCTTTTGATGAATTGAGGGAATTTTTGGCTAGGGACTCTTCTTTTCTAGAATTAGCAGAATTCCCTTTTAACCTAAATCTTATGATGAGAACTTTCCCAGACGTCAGTATAGAAGACATGATAACATCTGAATTTAAGTCGGTTAAGGAATCGAATAAACAATTAATGGCAGCCTTCGTCGCGAATCGACACGCGAGTCAAAATAAAAAGCTTTCAAAGGCATGA
- a CDS encoding (Fe-S)-binding protein has translation MIQSILFLLLLIAGFGFFGYQLKSIIQNIKLGRPEDRSDRPGERWKNMILVAFGQQKMFKRPIPALLHLAIYVAFIITQIELVEIIVDGISGSHRIFRPLLGGFYTFTISFIEILSVLAFVATLAFLIRRNLLKLPRFHMDEMTGWPKLDGNIILYLEIMLIIFIFMMNGGDEALYNMAKTHTVGAAGEAGSFGFSISKILGPALFGGMSEASLHIIERIGWWGHILVVFTFLNYLPISKHFHIMLAFPNTYFARLEPAGELTSPQNIQEEIKAIFDPSYQPAEDPNAPNRFGAKDVTDLSWKSLLDAYTCTECGRCSSVCPANLTGKKLSPRKVMMDTRDRMQEIQQFKLKPDDTGMMVPGNGVEGAEEAAKNTLLGEKYITEEELRACTTCNACVEACPVMINPVDIIVELRRYLVMEESSMPEEWASMSNNIENNGAPWAFPAADRFNWANEE, from the coding sequence ATGATACAGAGCATCCTTTTTCTACTACTTCTGATTGCCGGTTTCGGCTTCTTTGGATACCAGCTTAAATCAATCATACAAAATATTAAACTCGGCAGGCCCGAAGATCGCAGCGACCGCCCCGGCGAACGTTGGAAGAATATGATATTGGTTGCCTTTGGCCAGCAGAAGATGTTCAAAAGACCCATCCCGGCGCTTTTGCACCTGGCCATATATGTGGCTTTTATCATCACACAGATCGAACTAGTAGAGATCATCGTGGATGGGATCAGTGGCAGCCATCGGATTTTCAGGCCTCTATTGGGAGGATTCTATACCTTCACCATCAGTTTCATTGAGATTCTTTCGGTACTCGCATTTGTAGCGACCCTGGCATTTTTGATCAGAAGAAATTTGCTCAAGCTGCCTCGCTTTCACATGGATGAAATGACGGGCTGGCCTAAACTGGACGGGAACATCATTTTGTACCTGGAAATCATGTTGATCATTTTCATCTTCATGATGAATGGGGGAGATGAGGCCTTGTATAATATGGCGAAAACCCATACGGTAGGAGCTGCAGGAGAAGCGGGTTCATTTGGATTTTCGATTAGCAAAATATTAGGACCTGCTTTGTTTGGGGGAATGAGTGAAGCAAGCCTGCATATCATCGAACGTATTGGATGGTGGGGTCATATCCTTGTGGTATTTACTTTCCTCAATTACCTACCGATTTCCAAGCACTTCCATATCATGCTGGCTTTCCCCAATACCTATTTTGCCAGATTGGAGCCCGCTGGAGAATTGACTTCTCCCCAAAATATTCAGGAAGAAATAAAAGCCATATTCGATCCCAGCTATCAACCCGCAGAAGATCCCAATGCCCCCAATCGTTTTGGAGCCAAGGATGTGACGGACCTGAGTTGGAAGAGTTTGCTCGATGCCTATACCTGTACGGAGTGCGGAAGGTGTTCCTCTGTTTGCCCTGCCAATCTGACTGGGAAGAAACTTTCTCCCAGAAAGGTCATGATGGATACACGAGACAGAATGCAGGAAATCCAGCAATTCAAACTGAAGCCGGATGATACAGGCATGATGGTTCCCGGAAATGGGGTAGAAGGGGCAGAAGAGGCTGCAAAAAACACCTTATTGGGAGAAAAGTACATTACAGAAGAAGAACTACGGGCTTGTACAACCTGCAATGCCTGTGTAGAAGCTTGTCCTGTAATGATCAATCCGGTAGATATTATTGTAGAACTTCGCCGCTACCTCGTCATGGAAGAATCTTCTATGCCGGAAGAGTGGGCATCGATGTCAAACAATATAGAGAATAATGGAGCTCCCTGGGCTTTTCCTGCAGCGGACAGATTTAATTGGGCAAATGAGGAGTAG